The Pseudomonas pergaminensis nucleotide sequence AAGCCAGCTCCCACAGGTGATCGCGTTTACCCGCTCAGACCTGGGCGGTACGCAGTTTCTCGCTACGGCCGCGCAGCCATTCGAGGGTCAGCAACAGCAACACCGAGAAGGCAATCAACAGGGTCGCCGCCGCCGCAATCGTCGGGCTGAGGTTTTCGCGGATGCCGCTGAACATCTGGCGCGGCAGGGTCGCTTGCTCGGGGCCGGCGAGGAACAGCGTTACTACCACTTCATCAAACGAGGTGGCGAAGGCAAACAGCGCCCCAGAAATCACGCCTGGCGCGATCAACGGCAAGGTCACCCGGCGGAATGCCGTGAGTGGCGAGGCTCCGAGGCTGGCGGCCGCCCGCACCAGGTTATGGTTGAACCCCTGCAACGTGGCGGACACGGTGATGATCACGAACGGCACGCCCAGCACCGCATGCACCACGATCAGCGAGAAGAAGCTGTTGCCCAAGCCCAGCGGCGCGAAGAACAGGTAACTGGCCACGCCGATGATCACCACCGGCACTACCATCGGCGAAATCACCAGCGCCATCACCAGTGCCTTGCCGGGGAAATTGCCGCGGGTCAGGCCGATCGCCGCCAGGGTGCCGAACACCATGGCCAGCACCGTGGCCGCAGGGGCGACGATGATGCTGTTCTTCAACGCACGCATCCACTCGGCGGAGGCGAAGAAGTCCTGGTACCAGTGCAGCGAGAAGCCTTGCAGCGGGTACACCAGGAAACTGCCGCTGTTGAACGACAGCGGGATGATCACCAGCACCGGCAGAATCAAAAACAACAGGATCAAGCCGCAGAGGATCCGTAAGCTGTAGAACCACACCCGCTCAACGGGCGACATATAAGGGCTCAGCATCGCAAGGTCTCCTTAGCTCAGGCGCAGGCGACTGGCGCCCACCAGCCGGTTGTAGATCAGGTACAGCACCACGGTAGCCAGCAGCAGCAAGCCGCCCAGTGCCGTGGCCATGCCCCAGTTGATGCTGGTGTTGGTGTAGAACGCCACGAAGTAGCTGACCATCTGATCGTTCGGGCTGCCCAGCAGTGCCGGGGTGATGTAGTAACCAATTGCCAGGATGAACACCAACAGGCAGCCGGCACCGATACCGGCGTAGGTTTGCGGGAAGTACACGCGCCAGAAACTGGCGAACGGGTGGCAGCCCAGGGAAATCGCCGCGCGCATATAGGTGGGCGAAATGCCCTTCATCACGCTGTAGATCGGCAGGATCATGAACGGCAGCAAGATATGCACCATGGAGATGTAGACCCCGGTGCGGTTGAACACCAGCTCCAGCGGCTTATCGATCAGGCCCATGCCCATCAGTGCACTGTTGATCAGGCCACCGGACTGCAGCAACACGATCCACGCCGCCACCCGTACAAGGATCGAGGTCCAGAACGGTAGCAACACCAGGATCATCAGCAAGTTGCTCTTGCGTGCCGGCAGATTGGCCAGTAGGTAGGCCAGCGGATAGGCCAACAGCAGGCAGACCGCAGTGATCACCAGGCCCATCCAGAAGGTGCGGGCGAAGATGTCCAGGTAGATCGCCTGGTCCGGCGTGGCCGGCGCCACTTCACCGAGGTCGTCGATGCGGTGATCGACGGCCGCCAGCAGGTAGAACGGTGTCAGGCTGCTGGTATTGCGCCGGATCGCCTGCCAGTAAGCCGGGTCGCCCCAGCGTTCGTCGAGGTTTTCCAGCGCTTCTTTATAAGAGCCAGGCGCTTCGCTGAACGGCAGCGCCCGCGCGGTTTTGGTCAGCAGGCTGCGGTAGCCGGCCAGTTCCATGTTCAGGCGTTTGGACAGATCGCCCAGGGTCTGGTTTTTGCGCGCTTCGCCCAGGTCCTCACTGAGGGCCTGGTACACCGGCTCGCCCGGCAAGCCACGACCGTCCCAGGCCGTGATCGCAACTACAGTACGCGGCAACCCACCCACCACTTCCGGGTTGCCGACGCTCTTGAACAGCAGCGCTACGATCGGCACCAGGAACACCAGCAGCAAAAACAGCACCAGCGGCGCAATCAAGGCCTGGGCCTTCCAGCGATTGAGCCGCTCGGCACGCGCCAGGCGCTGCTTGAGGGTGGGGCTGTTGACCTCGTTCGAGGGAACGGCGATGGCCATGGCTGACTCCGGAAAATCTACGGTTGGGTCCTTGGCAACACGGTCCCTGTGGGAGCTGGCTTGCCTGCGATGGCATCAACTCGGTGCATCAGCTGTACCGAGGTGTCTGCATCGCAGGCAAGCCAGCTCCCACATGAAGCGGTTTCGCCAGAGGGGTATGCGGTGTTACTTGGCCGCCCAGGAATTGAAGCGCTGCTCCAGTTGCTCGCCGTTGTCCGCCCAGAAGCTCACATCGATCTGCACTTGGTTGGCGATGTTTTCCGGGGTGGTCGGCATGTCCTTCAGCACGTCCTTGGCCAGCAACGGCACGGCTTGGGTGTTGGCCGGGCCGTAGGCGATGTTTTCCGAGTAGGTCTTCTGCTGCTGCGGCTGCACCGAGAAGGCGATGAATTTCTTCGCGGCCTCGGCACGGTCCTTGGCCAGGCCTTTAGGAATGGCCCAGGCGTCGAAGTCGTAGATACCGCCGTTCCACACCACTTTCAGGTTGCTTTCTTTCTGCACGGCAGCAATGCGGCCGTTGTAGGCCGAGCTCATCACCACGTCACCCGAGGCCAGGTACTGCGGCGGTTGTGCGCCGGCTTCCCACCACTGGATCGACGGCTTGAGCTCGTCGAGTTTCTTGAACGCACGGTCCTGGCCATCTTTGCCGGCCAGCACTTTGTACACGTCTTTCGGCGCAACGCCGTCGGCCATCAAGGCGAATTCCAGGGTGTACTTGGCGCCTTTGCGCA carries:
- a CDS encoding ABC transporter permease; its protein translation is MLSPYMSPVERVWFYSLRILCGLILLFLILPVLVIIPLSFNSGSFLVYPLQGFSLHWYQDFFASAEWMRALKNSIIVAPAATVLAMVFGTLAAIGLTRGNFPGKALVMALVISPMVVPVVIIGVASYLFFAPLGLGNSFFSLIVVHAVLGVPFVIITVSATLQGFNHNLVRAAASLGASPLTAFRRVTLPLIAPGVISGALFAFATSFDEVVVTLFLAGPEQATLPRQMFSGIRENLSPTIAAAATLLIAFSVLLLLTLEWLRGRSEKLRTAQV
- a CDS encoding ABC transporter permease, which encodes MAIAVPSNEVNSPTLKQRLARAERLNRWKAQALIAPLVLFLLLVFLVPIVALLFKSVGNPEVVGGLPRTVVAITAWDGRGLPGEPVYQALSEDLGEARKNQTLGDLSKRLNMELAGYRSLLTKTARALPFSEAPGSYKEALENLDERWGDPAYWQAIRRNTSSLTPFYLLAAVDHRIDDLGEVAPATPDQAIYLDIFARTFWMGLVITAVCLLLAYPLAYLLANLPARKSNLLMILVLLPFWTSILVRVAAWIVLLQSGGLINSALMGMGLIDKPLELVFNRTGVYISMVHILLPFMILPIYSVMKGISPTYMRAAISLGCHPFASFWRVYFPQTYAGIGAGCLLVFILAIGYYITPALLGSPNDQMVSYFVAFYTNTSINWGMATALGGLLLLATVVLYLIYNRLVGASRLRLS
- a CDS encoding ABC transporter substrate-binding protein, with product MLSSLKYSVLALSLMGATQAMAGPDLTVVSFGGANKAAQVKAFYAPWESAGNGKIVAGEYNGEMAKVKAMVDTKSVSWDLVEVESPELSRGCDEDMFEPLDPKLFGNTADYVKGAIQPCGVGFFVWSTVLAYNADKLASAPTSWADFWDTKKFPGKRGLRKGAKYTLEFALMADGVAPKDVYKVLAGKDGQDRAFKKLDELKPSIQWWEAGAQPPQYLASGDVVMSSAYNGRIAAVQKESNLKVVWNGGIYDFDAWAIPKGLAKDRAEAAKKFIAFSVQPQQQKTYSENIAYGPANTQAVPLLAKDVLKDMPTTPENIANQVQIDVSFWADNGEQLEQRFNSWAAK